One segment of Osmerus mordax isolate fOsmMor3 chromosome 28, fOsmMor3.pri, whole genome shotgun sequence DNA contains the following:
- the LOC136938015 gene encoding calcium release-activated calcium channel protein 1-like: protein MSLNEHSLQALSWRKLYLSRAKLKATSRTSALLSGFAMVAMVEVQLEPDHTYPPGLLIAFSACTTVLVAVHLFALMISTCILPNLEAVSNVHNLNSVNESPHERMHHYIELAWAFSTVIGTLLFLTEVVLLCWVKFLPLRGGKINGTISSGEAAAIASTSIMVPFGLVFIVFAVHFYRTLVSHKTDRQIKELEELSNITRLQNQLDHRGEADCLSPVVHF from the exons ATGAGTTTGAACGAACACTCTTTACAAGCTCTATCATGGAGAAAGCTATATCTGAGCCGTGCCAAATTGAAGGCTACAAGTCGGACATCAGCTCTTTTGTCTGGTTTCGCAATG GTGGCGATGGTGGAAGTGCAATTGGAGCCAGACCACACGTATCCACCGGGGCTGCTGATTGCCTTCAGCGCCTGCACTACCGTCCTTGTAGCAGTGCACCTCTTCGCTCTCATGATCAGCACCTGCATCCTTCCAAACCTTGAAGCGGTGAGCAATGTCCACAACTTGAACTCAGTGAATGAGTCTCCCCACGAGCGTATGCACCACTACATTGAGCTGGCCTGGGCGTTCTCCACCGTCATCGGCACCCTGTTGTTCCTTACGGAGGTGGTTCTCTTGTGCTGGGTCAAGTTCTTGCCACTCAGAGGTGGGAAGATCAACGGGACCATCAGCTCGGGTGAGGCAGCAGCCAtcgcctccacctccatcatgGTGCCTTTCGGTCTGGTGTTCATTGTGTTTGCTGTGCACTTCTACCGCACACTGGTCAGTCACAAAACTGACCGGCAGATCAAGGAGCTAGAAGAGCTGTCCAATATCACCCGCCTTCAGAATCAACTGGACCACAGGGGAGAGGCTGACTGTCTGAGCCCTGTTGTCCATTTCTAA
- the LOC136937825 gene encoding histone-lysine N-methyltransferase SETD1B-A-like, with amino-acid sequence MENKHQAIDRENQPPQHWRSCKLIIDPVLSNGFFKVYRYDGQLFNMPVQDLGVFAVDTVRDPRICRLWTKYDEIDLLVPKFKVDECYVGPIPPKEVTFARLNDNVREGFLTDLCKKYGQIEEVDILYNPQNKKHLGIAKVIFDTVKAAKDAVQHLHETSVMGNIIHVELDPRGDNRLRYVHLLINGHYTPQTVPVGINDVTLQYLTDRFLISTFTGCISSPTSIATPLSLDTAYSSIWQDTPGSLGQTPQSQGTPRTPCLSGTPMSQDSCYSSQQTTPIHQASQGEHSSYSVHRRSRSDGPGGSLRQSGRYQGRFHRSSQLSSLFQPLHPPPPLPLQSQIHDSADSHRVSLPWSQNTHPGKEALSLFPLPSLGGGSARVSSIAPTPVGQRAKTATAEHHICMADSPPSPPDTSGTPARETQSHSLDTRIEMLLRKNQGSGAPLPASLLAPLLGDGGLKTAERLQESPVLSGSRFNGIPRTAGNLEDGSSSHVPGGEEEQLAAVVEPFTETPQTSGNIPLTLKIKGHTDQSTSDQTDVKTRLLPTSWTQVLPSSEEDFHISAPQPPTSYFSGNLPNPVSNPKPSASPANGRTRIMPFNLPVQFPPRNLHPPIPPSILPFPVPLSNGTIPIPPPGFVPVPGQGIPLPPPPLPPLPAVLGPPPPLVAPPPIPPLAYPYPISNQQSDKILYPPQRNMLVPFSAPPWPLPPIPRFDPSVPPPGYLPPRKDLHKVTVDKVISFIIDELKSITRKDITRKMVEGVAFRAFDEWWDDQEQKAKTAVMPGKGEERAEDRAHPRDPLTLIAGLRKTVQLPSFKVKKKRLGDTSEDPKPEVGLSAHEGDGHGVTAEAQEGGVAGLTPDQTSLAGGGSSAVKRRHARPLELDSEGEEEEEEEEEEEEEEEEEEEEEGAEQKEERSEQNDFCPNSQRCEEGDDEEQNEDNRLDDDEVEATGDELSTEDDKRIFSEQESCSSSSSPFSSEESESFSDSSESFSSEYSDESPDSTYGEEEEDEEGSQEGAWQHSRVECVVISSDEEMELEAPRTPTAPRTPTAPLTPGTELEVELALLGGTHEGLERDLGEALLGYTNSLFIPDPVSQHLLSEHQHPLQAPSPIGLPVVCSDFEVETDSPEWEMDSPETPRPLTPTGSLVDSDPDVLFKSKPTPPAVLEVELPQTPGQGVASSLDSEEDLMAQLLYLSNTDPKERALAVSYAADEDMPRTPGAEERSVWTPHNSSRVPKTPGRETTPSEGSLVMSPPPPLPRSPFHLPSLSSNLYTPRTPGRDITPPRRLHRHLRALGRTTAGPSPRSHAPALSSLVYDERLTASSVISPPPCSLSSAESPASGDVCPGPRPRGQTPLQGLENRPGLVDDRERGKLFWRRVRQRRRRKRRRWRRVQRRERTWSAQRAAASLCPGLSPHRRSPGGEREVLHRVWKEGLDEEDCRLLQATYERRLQHDNVRWLTDAHWVPHPLTRVLTEDVEEGYDWLRNHVTGSARSEGFYKIDKKDKINYLNSTRLDTPSRPTNTQGGSLPAQPQAVLRSGSEFRAEQRRLLASFSCDSDLVKFNQLKFRKKKIRFCRSHIHDWGLFAQEPIAADEMVIEYVGQTIRQLIADMREKRYEDQGIGSSYLFRVDEEYILDATKCGNLARFINHSCNPNCYAKIITVDSQKKIVIYSRQPISVNEEITYDYKFPIEDEKIPCLCEADNCRGSLN; translated from the exons ATGGAAAACAAACATCAGGCTATTGACCGAGAGAACCAACCACCTCAACATTGGAGAAGTTGCAAATTGATTATAGATCCAGTGTTATCAAATGGATTTTTTAAAGTCTATCGTTATGATGGGCAGCTTTTCAATATGCCT GTTCAAGACTTAGgagtgtttgcagtggacacAGTCAGAGACCCCAGAATATGCCGTCTTTGGACCAAATACGATGAGATTGATCTTCTAGTTCCTAAATTTAAG GTTGATGAATGCTATGTCGGCCCAATTCCTCCCAAAGAAGTGACGTTTGCACGGTTAAATGACAACGTCCGAGAGGGTTTCTTGACTGACTTATGCAAGAAATACGGACAGATCGAAGAAGTGGACATTTTATACAATCCTCAAAACAAAAAGCATTTAGGAATTGCCAAAGTCATTTTTGACACAGTCAAGGCCGCTAAGGATGCAGTACAGCACCTTCATGAGACATCTGTCATGGGGAACATCATTCATGTGGAGCTTGATCCAAGAG GTGATAACCGTTTGCGATATGTCCATCTTCTTATTAATGGACACTACACTCCTCAGACTGTGCCAGTGGGAATCAATGACGTCACCCTCCAATATCTAACTGATCGTTTTCTG ATCTCCACATTCACGGGGTGCATTTCCAGTCCGACCAGCATTGCGACGCCTCTCTCCCTGGACACAGCATATTCCAGTATTTGGCAGGACACTCCAGGAAGTTTGGGGCAGACGCCCCAATCTCAAGGCACCCCTCGCACGCCCTGCCTGTCTGGAACCCCTATGTCTCAAGACTCCTGCTACTCCAGCCAGCAGACCACGCCCATCCACCAAGCCAGCCAGGGGGAACACTCCTCCTACAGTGTTCACAGACGCTCCAGGAGCGACGGTCCGGGCGGGAGCCTTCGCCAGTCAGGACGCTACCAAGGGAGATTCCACCGCAGCTCCCAGCTGAGCTCCCTGTTCCAGCCActccacccacctcctccactccccctccagtccCAGATACACGACTCCGCCGACagccacagggtttcccttccGTGGTCTCAGAACACCCACCCAGGCAAagaggccctctctctcttcccccttccctctctgggCGGCGGTTCTGCCCGTGTCTCGAGCATCGCTCCCACACCTGTGGGTCAGAGGGCAAAAACGGCAACGGCGGAGCATCATATCTGCATGGCGGACTctcccccctcgcctccggACACTTCCGGAACCCCCGCCCGGGAGACGCAGAGCCACAGCTTGGACACTCGCATCGAGATGCTCCTGAGGAAGAACCAGGGCTCCGgcgcccccctccccgcctccctcctcgcccccctcctcgGCGACGGGGGTCTGAAGACGGCGGAACGTCTGCAGGAGAGCCCGGTGCTCAGCGGATCTCGCTTCAACGGCATCCCGCGCACTGCCGGCAACCTGGAAGACGGCAGTTCATCCCACGTCCCCGGCGGGGAAGAGGAACAGCTCGCTGCTGTTGTGGAGCCCTTCACAGAGACCCCTCAGACCTCTGGAAACATCCCTCTAACGTTAAAGATTAAAGGCCACACAGACCAGAGCACCTCCGACCAAACGGATGTGAAGACTAGACTCTTACCGACCTCTTGG ACACAGGTCCTGCCTTCGTCAGAAGAAGACTTCCACATCTCTGCACCTCAGCCTCCCACTTCATACTTCAGTGGAAACCTTCCAAACCCTGTCTCTAACCCGAAGCCCTCAGCTTCGCCTGCGAATGGTCGCACACGAATAATGCCCTTTAACCTCCCGGTTCAATTTCCCCCCAGGAACCTTCACCCTCCAATCCCTCCTTCTATCCTACCCTTTccagtccctctctccaacGGCACCATTCCTATCCCCCCTCCTGGCTTTGTACCTGTGCCTGGTCAGGGCATCCcactacctcctccccctctccccccgcttCCCGCTGTCCTCGGACCCCCTCCACCTttagttgcccccccccctatccCGCCCCTAGCGTACCCCTACCCAATAAGCAATCAGCAGTCGGACAAGATTCTTTACCCACCTCAGAGAAACATGCTCGTTCCTTTCAGTGCCCCCCCTTGGcccctgccccccatcccaaggTTTGACCCCTCCGTGCCCCCACCAGGTTACCTTCCTCCAAGGAAGGACCTGCACAAGGTCACTGTGGACAAAGTCATTTCCTTCATCATCGACGAGCTCAAATCCATCACGAGGAAGGATATCACTCGCAAAATGGTCGAAGGGGTGGCGTTCAGGGCGTTTGACGAGTGGTGGGATGACCAGGAGCAGAAAGCGAAG ACTGCTGTGATgccagggaaaggagaggagagagcggaggaCAGGGCGCACCCTAGAGACCCTCTCACGCTGATCGCTGGCCTGCGTAAGACTGTCCAACTGCCTTCTTTCAAG GTGAAGAAGAAACGGCTCGGTGATACTAGTGAGGATCCCAAACCAGAGGTCGGCCTCTCTGCGCATGAGGGGGATGGACACGGGGTCACAG CCGAGGCGCAGGAGGGTGGCGTGGCGGGTCTCACCCCGGACCAGACCTCTCTCGCTGGGGGCGGCAGTTCGGCCGTTAAGCGGAGACATGCGAGGCCTCTTGAGCTCgacagtgagggggaggaggaggaggaggaggaggaggaggaagaggaggaggaggaggaggaagaggaggaggagggtgcagaACAAAAAGAGGAACGAAGTGAACAGAACGACTTCTGTCCCAACAGCCAG CGGTGTGAagagggtgatgatgaggaACAGAATGAGGATAATAGACTGGATGATGATGAAGTCGAGGCAACAGGAGATGAACTTTCCACAGAGG ATGACAAAAGGATCTTTTCAGAGCAAGAgtcttgctcctcctcctcttctcccttctcctcggAAGAGAGTGAATCCTTCTCGGACTCTTCGGAGTCTTTCTCTTCAGAGTACAGCGATGAATCCCCAGACTCCACctatggagaggaagaggaggacgaggagggctcACAGGAGGGGGCTTGGCAACACAGCagagtggagtgtgtggtgaTATCGTCAGACGAGGAGATGGAGCTGGAAGCGCCCCgcacccccacagccccccgcacccccacagcccccctcaccccgggcacagagctggaggtggagctAGCCCTGCTGGGGGGAACCCAtgagggtctggagagagaTCTGGGGGAAGCCTTGTTGGGTTACACCAACAGCCTCTTTATACCAGACCCAGTATCCCAGCATCTACTTAGTGAACACCAGCACCCACTTCAGGCACCTTCTCCTATAGGACTCCCAG TGGTGTGTTCTGACTTTGAGGTCGAGACTGACAGTCCTGAGTGGGAGATGGACTCACCAGAGACCCCGAGGCCGCTCACCCCCACGGGCTCCCTGGTGGACAGTGACCCTGACGTGCTCTTCAAGAGCAAGCCGACCCCCCCTGCTGTGCTAGAGGTGGAACTGCCACAAACCCCTGGTCAGGGCGTGGCTTCCTCCCTGGACAGCGAGGAAGACTTGATGGCCCAGCTCCTGTATCTGTCAAACACTGATCCCAAAGAGCGTGCTCTCGCGGTCTCGTACGCGGCCGACGAGGACATGCCCAGGACGCCGGGCGCTGAGGAGAGGAGCGTCTGGACTCCGCACAACTCCAGTCGCGTTCCAAAGACACCTGGCAGGGAGACCACCCCTTCAGAGGGGAGTCTGGTGATGAGCCCGCCTCCACCTCTTCCGCGGAGCCccttccacctcccctctctgtcctccaaccTGTACACCCCCCGCACGCCCGGCCGGGACATCACCCCTCCCAGGAGGCTGCACAGACATCTCCGCGCCCTGGGTAGAACGACGGCGGGCCCCTCACCTCGCTCACACGCCCCTGCTCTGTCATCCTTGGTGTATGACGAGCGGCTGACAGCATCCTCCGTCATTTcgccccctccctgcagcctgtcCTCAGCGGAGTCTCCTGCTTCTGGGGACGTGTGCCCCGGGCCCCGGCCCCGGGGCCAGACCCCCCTGCAGGGCCTGGAGAACCGGCCCGGCCTGGTggacgacagagagagggggaagctgTTCTGGAGGAGAGTAcggcagaggaggagacggaagaggaggaggtggaggagggtgcagCGCCGGGAAAGGACGTGGTCGGCGCAGAGAGCGGCTGCCTCGCTCTGTCCCGGTCTCTCCCCTCACCGTCGCTCTCccggcggagagagggaggtcctCCACAGGGTCTGGAAGGAAGGCTTGGACGAGGAGGACTGCAGGCTCCTGCAGGCTACCTACGAGAGGAGGCTGCAGCATGACAACGTCCGCTGGCTCACTGACGCCCACTGGGTCCCTCACCCTC TCACCAGAGTCCTGACAGAGGACGTTGAGGAGGGCTATGATTGGCTGCGGAACCACGTGACCGGCTCGGCCCGCAGCGAGGGATTCTACAAAATCGACAAGAAGGACAAGATCAACTATCTCAACAGCACACGTCTGGACACGCCCTCTCGCCCGACAAATACTCAG GGCGGTAGCCTCCCAGCCCAGCCACAGGCCGTGCTGCGCTcggggtcagagttcagggcGGAACAGCGCCGCCTGCTGGCCTCCTTCAGCTGCGACAGCGACCTGGTCAAGTTCAACCAGCTCAAG TTCCGCAAGAAGAAGATCCGATTCTGCCGCAGCCACATCCACGACTGGGGGTTGTTTGCCCAGGAGCCCATAGCTGCAGATGAGATGGTGATCGAGTACGTGGGCCAGACCATCAGACAG CTGATAGCGGACATGAGGGAGAAGCGCTACGAGGACCAGGGCATCGGGAGCAGCTATCTGTTCAGGGTGGACGAGGAGTACATCTTAGACGCTACCAAGTGTGGGAATCTCGCCAGGTTTATTAACCACAGCTGCAAT CCAAACTGCTATGCAAAGATCATCACAGTGGACTCGCAGAAGAAGATTGTGATCTACTCCC
- the LOC136938017 gene encoding rho-related GTP-binding protein RhoF-like yields the protein MTKSVSGVSSGHSRREDFKVVIVGDGGCGKTSLLTVYTKGNFPEKHIPSVFENVVANVRYRGAEFRLHLYDTAGREDYDRLRPLSYQNVNLVLICYDVTCPSSFENVLIKWYPEVRHFCHGVPVILVGCKADLRKDKTLARKLWSSGQNLITYIQGEETKRKINAELYMECSAKCNENVDDIFREATKKALAATNPPKNPERKGREPCALL from the exons ATGACAAAGAGTGTGTCAGGGGTGAGCAGTGGACATAGCAGAAGGGAGGATTTTAAAGTTGTTATTGTTGGTGATGGGGGATGTGGAAAAACATCCCTCTTAACGGTTTACACAAAGGGAAACTTTCCAGAG AAACATATTCCATCTGTGTTTGAAAATGTGGTTGCCAATGTGAGGTATAGAGGGGCTGAGTTTCGCTTACACCTCTACGATACTGCAG GTCGAGAAGACTATGACAGATTACGGCCTCTTTCTTACCAGAATGTCAACCTGGTACTGATCTGTTATGATGTCACCTGCCCCTCATCCTTTGAGaatgttttgataaag TGGTACCCAGAGGTGCGTCACTTCTGCCATGGTGTACCAGTCATCCTGGTTGGATGCAAGGCAGATCTACGGAAGGACAAAACCCTGGCAAGAAAGCTTTGGTCCTCAGGCCAAAATCTTATCACATACATCCAG GGAGAAGAAaccaaaaggaaaataaatgctGAGCTGTATATGGAATGTTCAGCCAAGTGCAATGAAAACGTGGATGACATATTCAGGGAGGCGACTAAGAAAGCCCTTGCAGCAACGAACCCACCCAAAAacccagagaggaaggggagggagccTTGTGCACTTCTGTAA